The following coding sequences lie in one Lysobacter capsici genomic window:
- a CDS encoding LysR family transcriptional regulator, with the protein MNQIHNRIDQLDLNLLKVFEAVYREQNLSRAAQSLYLTPSAVSHALARLRQQFGDPLFVRDGRRMSPTPACQRIAPLLTDALSRLRELLQQWDRFDPAQARQGFRIGMPDATETALLPALAQTLHAQAPGATLASVAVARRELGRELAAGQVDLAIDVALPISEPVRHQPLFQDGFCVVMRAGHALAKRLTLKQYLQARHVAVSTRASGQVIEDIALLNLGLQRPIALRCQNYHSACEVVSQSDALLTMPAGLAGRIIGRSRLLRVAVPFALPAAQLHLYWHANSEFDPANRWLREVVVGVCERGLFG; encoded by the coding sequence ATGAACCAGATTCATAACCGGATCGACCAGCTCGACCTCAACCTGCTCAAGGTGTTCGAGGCCGTGTACCGCGAGCAGAACCTCAGCCGCGCGGCGCAGTCGCTGTACCTAACGCCATCGGCGGTGAGCCATGCGCTCGCGCGCCTGCGCCAGCAGTTCGGCGACCCGTTGTTCGTGCGCGACGGCCGGCGCATGAGCCCGACCCCGGCCTGCCAGCGCATCGCGCCGCTGCTGACCGACGCGCTCAGCCGCCTGCGCGAACTGCTGCAGCAATGGGACCGTTTCGACCCGGCCCAGGCCCGCCAGGGCTTCCGCATCGGCATGCCCGACGCGACCGAGACCGCCCTGTTGCCGGCGCTGGCGCAAACGCTGCACGCGCAGGCGCCGGGCGCGACCTTGGCCAGCGTGGCGGTGGCGCGACGCGAACTGGGCCGCGAACTCGCCGCCGGCCAGGTCGATCTGGCGATCGACGTGGCCCTGCCGATCAGCGAACCGGTGCGGCACCAGCCCCTGTTTCAGGACGGCTTCTGCGTGGTGATGCGCGCCGGTCATGCGTTGGCGAAGCGGCTGACCTTGAAGCAGTACCTGCAGGCGCGGCATGTCGCGGTGTCGACGCGCGCGAGCGGTCAGGTGATCGAGGACATCGCGCTGCTCAACCTGGGATTGCAGCGGCCGATCGCGCTGCGATGCCAGAACTATCACTCGGCGTGCGAGGTGGTGTCGCAGTCCGATGCCTTGTTGACGATGCCCGCGGGGCTTGCAGGGCGGATCATCGGTCGTTCGCGTTTGTTGCGGGTGGCGGTGCCGTTCGCGTTGCCGGCGGCGCAGTTGCATTTGTATTGGCATGCGAACAGTGAGTTCGATCCGGCCAATCGGTGGTTGCGGGAGGTGGTGGTTGGGGTGTGTGAGCGGGGGTTGTTTGGGTGA